The Cervus canadensis isolate Bull #8, Minnesota chromosome 29, ASM1932006v1, whole genome shotgun sequence genome includes a window with the following:
- the LOC122431475 gene encoding testis-expressed protein 54-like: MGCCQDKDFQISDEQAKEAGSEGTDADSVEQRDRRSNESLLITVLWRRLSMFSRRGSSRSTKRQAVQNLKPASRIQEREQEMIQEEPEKG, encoded by the exons ATGGGCTGCTGCCAAGACAAGGACTTTCAGATTTCGGATGAGCAGGCCAAGGAGGCCGGGTCAGAAG GCACTGATGCGGACTCGGTGGAGCAACGGGATCGCAGGTCGAACGAAAGTCTTCTGATCACTGTGCTGTGGCGGCGGCTATCCATGTTCAGCCGTCGGGGTTCCTCTCGGTCAACCAAGAGGCAGGCAGTCCAGAATCTAAAGCCGGCGAGTAGGATCCAGGAGCGCGAGCAGGAGATGATCCAGGAGGAGCCGGAGAAGGGGTGA
- the WDR74 gene encoding WD repeat-containing protein 74 isoform X1, whose translation MAAAAARWNHVWVGTDTGILKGVNLQRKQAANFTASGQPRREEAVSALCWGAGGETQILVGCADGTVKHFSTEEGRFQGQRQCPGGEGTFRGLAQVDGTLITCVDSGILRVWHDKDKEASSDPLLELRVGPGVCRMRQDPARPHIVATGGKENALKVWDLQGSEEPLFRAKNVRNDWLDLRVPIWDQDIQFLPESQKLVTCTGYHQVRVYDPASPQRRPVLEATYGEYPLTAMTLTPEGNSVIVGNTHGQLAEIDLRQGRLLGCLKGLAGSVRGLQCHPSKPLLASCGLDRVLRIHRIRNPRGLEHKVPHLLQVYLKSQLNCLLLSGRDNWEDEPQEPQEPNKVPSEDTETDELWASLEAAAKRKLPNWEQTQGALQARRRKKKRPGSTSS comes from the exons ATGGCGGCTGCGGCTGCACGCTGGAACCATGTGTGGGTTGGCACCGACACTGGCATCCTGAAAG GAGTGAACCTTCAGCGCAAACAGGCGGCGAACTTCACAGCGTCAGGACAGCCGCGGCGCGAAGAGGCGGTGAGCGCCCTGTGTTGGGGTGCGGGCGGCGAGACACAG atcctggtgggctgtgcCGATGGGACAGTGAAGCACTTCAGCACCGAGGAAGGCAGGTTCCAGGGCCAGAGGCAATGTCCTGGAGGGGAGGGCACGTTCCGAGGCCTCGCCCAGGTCGACGG CACCCTCATCACATGTGTGGATTCTGGGATTCTTCGAGTCTGGCATGACAAGGACAAGGAGGCATCCTCTGACCCA CTCCTGGAACTGAGGGTGGGCCCTGGGGTATGTAGGATGCGCCAAGACCCAGCACGCCCCCACATCGTTGCCACAGGTGGGAAGGAGAATGCTCTGAAGGTGTGGGACCTGCAGGGGTCTGAGGAGCCTTTGTTCAGGGCCAAGAAT GTACGGAATGATTGGCTCGACCTGCGGGTTCCCATCTGGGACCAGGACATACAATTCCTCCCAGAGTCACAGAAGCTTGTCACCTGTACAGGGTACCACCAG GTCCGTGTCTATGATCCAGCCTCCCCTCAGCGCAGGCCAGTCCTTGAGGCCACCTACGGAGAGTACCCACTGACAGCCATGACCCTGACTCCTGAGGGCAA TTCAGTGATTGTGGGGAATACTCATGGGCAGCTGGCAGAAATTGACCTTCGACAAG GGCGCCTGCTGGGCTGTCTAAAGGGACTGGCGGGCAGCGTCCGAGGGCTGCAGTGCCACCCTTCAAAGCCCCTACTAGCCTCCTGTGGTTTGGACAGAGTCTTGAGGATACACAGGATCCGGAATCCACGGGGCCTGGAGCATAAG GTCCCTCATCTCTTGCAGGTTTATCTCAAATCTCAACTGAACTGCCTTCTCCTGTCAGGCAGGGATAACTGGGAG GATGAACCGCAAGAGCCTCAAGAGCCCAACAAGGTGCCCTCAGAAGACACAGAGACAGATGAActttgggcttccttggaggCAGCTGCCAAGCGGAAGCTCCCCAACTGGGAGCAGACCCAAGGCGCTCTCCAAGCCAGACGGAGAAAGAAGAAACGGCCTGGGTCCACCAGCTCCTGA
- the WDR74 gene encoding WD repeat-containing protein 74 isoform X2, protein MAAAAARWNHVWVGTDTGILKGVNLQRKQAANFTASGQPRREEAVSALCWGAGGETQILVGCADGTVKHFSTEEGRFQGQRQCPGGEGTFRGLAQVDGTLITCVDSGILRVWHDKDKEASSDPLLELRVGPGVCRMRQDPARPHIVATGGKENALKVWDLQGSEEPLFRAKNVRNDWLDLRVPIWDQDIQFLPESQKLVTCTGYHQVRVYDPASPQRRPVLEATYGEYPLTAMTLTPEGNSVIVGNTHGQLAEIDLRQGRLLGCLKGLAGSVRGLQCHPSKPLLASCGLDRVLRIHRIRNPRGLEHKVYLKSQLNCLLLSGRDNWEDEPQEPQEPNKVPSEDTETDELWASLEAAAKRKLPNWEQTQGALQARRRKKKRPGSTSS, encoded by the exons ATGGCGGCTGCGGCTGCACGCTGGAACCATGTGTGGGTTGGCACCGACACTGGCATCCTGAAAG GAGTGAACCTTCAGCGCAAACAGGCGGCGAACTTCACAGCGTCAGGACAGCCGCGGCGCGAAGAGGCGGTGAGCGCCCTGTGTTGGGGTGCGGGCGGCGAGACACAG atcctggtgggctgtgcCGATGGGACAGTGAAGCACTTCAGCACCGAGGAAGGCAGGTTCCAGGGCCAGAGGCAATGTCCTGGAGGGGAGGGCACGTTCCGAGGCCTCGCCCAGGTCGACGG CACCCTCATCACATGTGTGGATTCTGGGATTCTTCGAGTCTGGCATGACAAGGACAAGGAGGCATCCTCTGACCCA CTCCTGGAACTGAGGGTGGGCCCTGGGGTATGTAGGATGCGCCAAGACCCAGCACGCCCCCACATCGTTGCCACAGGTGGGAAGGAGAATGCTCTGAAGGTGTGGGACCTGCAGGGGTCTGAGGAGCCTTTGTTCAGGGCCAAGAAT GTACGGAATGATTGGCTCGACCTGCGGGTTCCCATCTGGGACCAGGACATACAATTCCTCCCAGAGTCACAGAAGCTTGTCACCTGTACAGGGTACCACCAG GTCCGTGTCTATGATCCAGCCTCCCCTCAGCGCAGGCCAGTCCTTGAGGCCACCTACGGAGAGTACCCACTGACAGCCATGACCCTGACTCCTGAGGGCAA TTCAGTGATTGTGGGGAATACTCATGGGCAGCTGGCAGAAATTGACCTTCGACAAG GGCGCCTGCTGGGCTGTCTAAAGGGACTGGCGGGCAGCGTCCGAGGGCTGCAGTGCCACCCTTCAAAGCCCCTACTAGCCTCCTGTGGTTTGGACAGAGTCTTGAGGATACACAGGATCCGGAATCCACGGGGCCTGGAGCATAAG GTTTATCTCAAATCTCAACTGAACTGCCTTCTCCTGTCAGGCAGGGATAACTGGGAG GATGAACCGCAAGAGCCTCAAGAGCCCAACAAGGTGCCCTCAGAAGACACAGAGACAGATGAActttgggcttccttggaggCAGCTGCCAAGCGGAAGCTCCCCAACTGGGAGCAGACCCAAGGCGCTCTCCAAGCCAGACGGAGAAAGAAGAAACGGCCTGGGTCCACCAGCTCCTGA